From the genome of Streptomyces ficellus:
AGCAGTGCGAGCAGCAGGTGTTCCTCCGTGACGCGGTCGGCGTCCGCCCGCTCCGCGTGGACCACGGCTCCCTTGACGACACTCCGCGCCGCGTCGGTGAATCGCTCGAACATCAATGCCTCCCGTACTTCTTGTGGACGGCCTGCCGGCTGACGCCCAGCTCGGCGGCGATCTCCTGCCAGGACCACCCCTGGGCCCGGGCACTGCGGACGTGGACGGCTTCGAGCCGCTCCAGCAGCCGCCGCAGCGCGGTCACGGCCCGGAGGCCGACCCGGGGATCGCTGTCACCCGCGCGTGCGGCGAGATCGGTTGCTTCGGTCATGATGTCAACTTACGTTGACACCCCCGTAGAGTCAACCCTGGTTGACATGTAAGGGTTGGCTGAAACATCAACAACCTTCTCCTGAAACGTGGTTGTCCCCCCGCACCACCGGTTGCCACACTCCCCACGCCTGCATCTCTTCAGGGGGGATCACCCATGAGACCGAGCACACCCCGGCGCGCCGTCGCGCGCCTCACCGCCGTCCTCGCCCTGGCCCTCGCGATGGCCACCGGCACCACCGGCCTCGTCGCCGGCCCCGCGGCACACGCCCAGCCGGTCACCGAAGGCACCTTCGCCTTCTCCGGCGACGAGGGCGACTGGGTCAGCGGCGGCCAGTCCTACGCCTACTCCACCGCCTCCCAGGACCGCCTGACCATCACCGGCTCCGAGGACCACCGGACCGTGTCCGTCGCCGTCGACGGCGTCAACGGCGACTGGTGGCACCTGGACTTCTCCGCACCGACGGGCAAGGCCCTGGCGCCGGGGACGTACACCGACGCCACCCGCCACCCGTTCAACGAAGCCGGCCCCGGGCTCTCCCTCGGCGGCAACGGGCGCGGCTGCAACACCCTCACCGGCACCTTCACCATCGCGGCCCTGGAGTTCGGCCCGCAGGGGTACGTGAAGAGCTTCGACGCCACCTTCGAGCAGCACTGCGAGGGCGGGACCACGGCCGCCCGCGGCGAGATCCACGTGAACAACCCCGCCCCGCCGGCCGAACTCGGACTCGGGCTCGCCGTCGCGCTCGACGGCACCGCGAACGCGCTGAACGGCAAGGCGGTCCTGCACGGGACCGTGAGCTGCGACAAGCCGGTGCGGGTCGACGTCACCGGCGACGTCACCCAGGTGAAGAAGCGGAAGATCATCCGCGGCTCGTACGCCACGTCCGTGGCCTGCGCGCCGGGCGCACCGGTCGCCTGGACCGCCGCGGCCGTTCCCTCCGGGGACGTGCCCTTCCAGCGCGGTGACGTCGAGGTCGAGGCCCGGGCGAGCGCGACGGACCCCGACTACGACCGGACGGTGACCGTGGCCGAGACGGTGGCCGTCCACCTGCGCAAAGGCTGACCGGCAGCTCCGGAAGGGCCGACCCGCGCCGGGCCGGACGCTCATCCGTCACGCCGGGTCACCGTCACGGTGACCCGGCCGCCCGGGACCGCGCGCACCGCCACCCGGCCGGGCGGGCTCGGGACCAGCCGGGCCCGCCCTTCCAGCGTGACCCGCCAGCCGGCCGCGGCGGAGGGCAGGGACAGCTCCGTCACACCGCCGCGACCGGCGACGTAGGTCAGGCGGGACGGGCCCTGCTCGACGACGCGGCCCGCCACCGCCTCCGCGTACGGGGCTGCCGTCTGTTCCTTGTTGGTGCGCCAGGCGCCCGTGGCGTCCACCGCGCAGTAGCCGCCGCCGTAGCACCAGACGTAACCCGCCCAGCCGGAGCTGTAGCGGTTCAGCGACGCCAGCGCCTCGCGGTAGAAACGGCCCATGTTCGGCAAGGAGTTGTTCAGCGGGCCCCACTCCCCCACCACGACCGGCACCCGGTACTCCTTCGGGTACGCCGTCACCGCGGCCTCGTACGCCTCGATCCAGCCCGCCGAGGGGTCGTAGTCCGCGCCCGCCTCCATCGCCGTGTTGTAGAAGTGCGGGGCGTAGACGACCTTCGGGTCCTCGATCCGGCCGAGGCCGGTCGGCACGCCCTCCCCGACGATCGGAGTCGGCTCGACGAAGAGCCAGTTGTCCCGGTCGACGGAACGGACGGCGTCCGCGAGGCGGTTGTACAGCGGGGTGAGGTGGTCGCGCTCGATGCGGCGGGCCGCGGCCGGCAGGTCCTCGCCCGCGCGCAGCTCGCCCATCGGTTCGTTGATCAGGTCGTAGCCGAGCACCGCCGGGTGGTGCGCGTAGCGACCGGCCAGGACCTGCCACATGCGTACCTGGGCGCGCCTGAGGTCCTCGTCCTCGTACAGGTGCGTGAAGGCCCGTTGCACGGCCGGTTCGAAGTACTCGGCGAACCAGTCGTCCGGGTGCGGGGTGAAGGACAGCCCGTCGGTGCGGGTGGCCCACCCGGGGATGCCGCGGTGGCCGAAGGCGGGACCGAAGACGTCCTGGTGGGCATCGATCAGGACGTGGACGTCGTACCGCTCCGCCCAGTCCAGGATCCGCTCGATCCTGCGGAGGTACCTCTCGCTGTACCGGCCGCGCACCGGCTCCAGGTCGTCCCAGAAGACCAGCAGCCGGGCGAAGTTGAAGCCCCGGGCGCGCATGTCGCGGAAGTGCTTCTCGGTGATGGCGGACAGCGCCGCGTCACCCCGGTTGGTCTTGTCCTCGACGTTCCAGCCGCGCAGGGTCAGCACGCGGCCCCGGTCGTCGGTGAGACGCGGTATGCCGGGCTCGGCGGCGACCGGGGCCGAGAGCGCCGGGGCGGGACCAGGGGCCGCGGGGGCGGCGAGGGTCAGCAGGGCGGCGGAGAGTGCGAGGGCGAGGGTGCGCATACGGGACCTCCGGCACGGACGGCAGTGCCGGAGATCCCATCAGCGGAACTGACGGTCCATCAAGAGGGGTTGAGGACAATCTTTCCGAAGAGGTCGCCCGCGGCCATCTTCTCGAAGCCCTCCCGGGCCCGGTCCAGCGGCAGCACCTCGTCGATCACCGGCCGCACCCCGGTCGTCGCACAGAACGCCAGCAGGTCCTCCAGCTCGTCCTTGGAGCCCATCGTCGAGCCGACGACCCTGAGCTCCAGGAAGAAGATGCGGGTCAGTTCGGCGTGCGAGGGCCGGTCGCCGCTCGTCGCGCCCGAGATCACCAGGGTGCCGCCCGGCCGCAGCGACTTGACCGAGTGCGACCAGGTGGCCGCGCCGACGGTCTCGATCACCGCGTCCACCCGCTGCGGCAGCCGGGCACCCGGCTCGTACGCCTCCAGCGCGCCCAGCTCGACCGCCCGCTTGCGCTTGGCCTCGTCGCGGCTGGTGGCGAAGACCCGCAGGCCGGCGGCGCGGCCGAGCACGATCGCCGCCGTGGCGACACCGCCGCCCGCACCCTGCACGAGCACCGAGTCGCCGGGGCGCACGCCCGCGTTGGTGAACAGCATGCGGTACGCGGTGAGCCACGCGGTCGGCAGGCAGGCGGCCTCGGCGAAGGACAGCTCCTTCGGCTTGGGCAGCACGTTCCAGCTGGGTACGGCGACCTTCTCGGCGAACGTGCCCTGGTAGCGCTCGGTGAGGATCGAGCGGGGCTCGTCGGGCCCGACGCCGTGGCCGGACTGGCCGATGACGGAGTGGACGACGACCTCGTTGCCGTCCTCGTCGAGGCCGGCGGCGTCACAGCCGAGGATCATCGGCAGCTTGTCCTCGCCGAGGCCGACCCCGCGCAGCGACCACAGGTCGTGGTGGTTGAGCGAGGCGGCCTTGACGGTGACGGTGGTCCAGCCGGGGCGCACCTCGGGGGCGGGGCGTTCGCCCAGCTCAAGGCCGTTCAGGGGCTGGTCGCGGTCGATTCGGGCGGCATAGGCAGCGAACATGGCCCCGACCCTAGGGCGCCACCGGTGCGCGGCGGTACCGCGCACCGGTGTGATGTGCGTCGGACGTCCGCCCGGTGCCCTCTCAGTCGCGGCGCCACTGGGCCGGGCTGTTCTTCGTGGCGGGGTCCTCGTACGAGCCGGCCGTGCCCCGGTCCACGTGGAAGCTGGTGAGGGTGGTGACCGGGGAGGCGGGGTCGCGGCGGTCGGCGATGACCCGCATGTGGGCGCTGAACCGCTGGGGCGTCACCTCGTAGACGTCGTAGCCGTAGCGGTTGCCCTCGAAGTACTTCAGGTGCGGGTTGGCCCGGCCCATGCGGGGGCCGTTCGTCGCGTTCCAGGCGGCGTCGTACGCGCCCGAGGTCACCGAGTGGGCGGTGAACTCCGTACCGACGAGCGGGGACGACGTGTCGTCGAAGTCGGTCCGGATGTCGTCGACGAACGCGGAGTGCCAGTCGCCGGTGATGACGACGAGGTCTTCGAGGCCGCTGGTGTGGACGTGGTTCAGCACCTCCTTGCGCTCGGCGAGGAAGCCGTCCCACTGGTCGGTGAACATGTACGACCCGCCCGGGCTGCGGCGCAGCTGGCTGAGCATGATCGAGTTGGCCCACACGTGCCACGAGTCGGGCGCGCGGTCGATGCCGCTCTTCAGCCAGGACTTCTGGGCGGCGCCCAGGATGGTGCCGTCGGGCAGGTTCTGCGCGGAGCGGTGGGAGCGCAGGTCGAGGACGGTCAGCTCCAGCAGGTCGCCCCAGCGGCGGGCGCGGTGGATCACCGGGTCGGGCAGCGCGGACTCGCCGCCGTCGCGGTGCGGCATGTTCTCGTACCAGGCCTGGTACGCGGCCGCCCGCCGCCGCAGGAACGGCGCCCCGCCGCCCGTACCGCTGTAGTCGTTGACGACCTCGTGGTCGTCCCAGGTGAGGAACCAGGGGTGGGCGGCGTGTGCCTCGCGCAGCGAGGCGTCGCCCTTGTAGAGGGCGTGCCGGCGGCGGTAGTCGGCGAGCGTGAGCACGGCGGGCCCCTCGTGGTCCCGTACGTGGTCGCCGCCGACCGGCCCGTGCTCGTAGATGTAGTCGCCCAGGTGGACGACGAAGTCGACGTCCTCACGGGCGATGCCCCGGTGGGCGGCGTAGAACCCGTCGTGGAACGCCTGGCAGTTGGCGGCGGCGAACCGTACGCGCGACACGCTGCCGACGGGGGCGGTCCGCGTCCGGCCGACCCGGCTCGTCCTCCCCAGCGCGGTGAAGGCGTACCAGTACTGGCGCCCGGCCGCCAGCCCGTTCACGGGTACGTGGACGCTGTGGCCGAGCGTCACGGAGGCGGGGGCCGTGCCGCGGGCCACGACCCGGCGCAGCTCCCGGTCCTCCGCCACCACCCAGCCGACCTCGACGACCTCGGGCAGGTCCTGTTCGGCGGCGAGCGGCTCGGGCGCGAGGCGCGTCCACAGCACGACGCTCGTGGGCTGCGGGTCGCCGGAGGCGACGCCCAGGGTGAAGGGCGCCGGGTCGTAGTCGGCGCCGAGCGCCTCGGCGGCCTCCCGCGCGCGGGCGGGCGAGAGGCCGGCGCTGAGCGGCCAGGCCACGTTCAGCGCACCGGCGGCGGCCGCCGCCCTGAGCAGGTTGCGTCGGTCGAGCCTCATGCCGGTGCCTCGTTGAGCGTGAGCGTGATCCCGTCCGCGTAGCCGTCGTTCGACGTGCCGCCGCCGGTGCGGGTGAGGACGAGGAGCAGCCGCGCGCTGCGGGCGCCGGGCGGCACGAGCGATCCGGCGGTGCGCTCCAGCAGCCCCGTGCGGCCCTTGCGCTCGGCGGCCGTGACCGGTCCGAGCACGCTGAGCGCGACCGGGGTGCCCCTGCCGTCCCGGAACTCCACCGACAGCCGGGCGCCGTCGTCCTGGGAGGCGTATCCGCCGAGCCAGGCGGTCACCGCGTACCGCACCCGGCCGGCGTCGACGGCCGGGTGGCCGGTGGGTCCGGTGGCGGGCAGGGCGATGTCCTGCGTCAGGGCGGTGCGGGGCGCGTCGCCGCCGGCGAAGAACCGGCTGCCGCGCCGGGCGGGCCCGGGGTCGGAGACGGTGGGGTAGCCCTGGCCGAGGGCGTAAGCGATCAGGGCGGGCGCGCCCTGCGCGATCTTCCAGCCGGTGACGGTCCCGACGGGCTGGGCGGTACCCCCGGGGCCGCTTTCGGCGTCTCCGTTGACGACCAGGTTCACACGCGCCTCCTGTGTCCTGCTGTTGCGTGGTGTGTGGCTCGGCGCGGTGCATCACACCAGGCCCGCATGAACCCCCGGAAGAGCGGCGGCGAACACCGGGCGGGCGGTCCAAGGACCGGCCGGGAAAGTCCAAGCGGTACGGGGCGGGCCGCTGCGCGTGCACGCCGAAGGGCCCCGCACCGCGGTCCCTCGGGGGGAGCGCGGCACGGGGCCCTCGGGCGAACCGGACCAGGCCGGGCGGCCGGGCGTCAGCGGCGGGCGACGCCCTCGGCGCGGGCGGCGGCGGCCACGGCGGCGGTGACCGCCGGGGCGACCCGCTCGTCGAACGGCGAGGGGATCACGTAGTCGGCGGCGAGCTGGTCACCGACGACGTCCGCGAGCGCGTTGGCTGCGGCGATCTTCATGCCCTCGGTGATGCGGGAGGCCCGCACCTGGAGGGCGCCCGCGAAGATGCCGGGGAACGCGAGCACGTTGTTGATCTGGTTCGGGTAGTCCGACCGGCCGGTGGCGACGACCGACGCGTACTTGTGCGCGACGTCGGGGTGGACCTCCGGGTTCGGGTTGGCCATCGCGAAGACGAAGGCGCCCGGCGCCATCGACGCGATCGCCGGCTCCGGCACCGTACCGCCGGAGACGCCGATGAAGACGTCGGCGCCGGCCAGCGCGCTCTCCAGCGAGCCGGAGAGCCCGGCGCGGTTGGTGAGCTCCGCCAGCTCGCGCTTGACGGAGGTGAGGTCCTCGCGGTCCCGGCTGACGATGCCCTTGCGGTCCGCGACCGCCACGTCGCCGAGGCCGGCCTCCAGCAGGAACTTGGCGATGGCCACGCCGGCCGCGCCCGCGCCGGAGATCACGGCGCGCAGGTCGCCGAGGCCGCGGCCGGTGAGCTTGGCGGCGTTCCGCAGGGCGGCCAGGGTGACCACGGCGGTGCCGTGCTGGTCGTCGTGGAAGACCGGGATGTCGAGCCGCTCCTGGAGCTTGCGCTCGATCTCGAAGCACCGGGGTGCCGAGATGTCCTCCAGGTTCACGCCGCCGAAGGACGGCGCGAGGCGGACGACGGTGTCGACGATCTCGTCCGTGTCGGTCGTGGCGAGCGCGATCGGCACCGCGTCCACGCCGCCGAACTGCTTGAAGAGGATCGCCTTGCCCTCCATGACCGGGAGGGAGGCCTCCGGGCCGATGTCACCGAGTCCCAGCACGGCCGTACCGTCCGTCACGACGGCGACGACCTGGGACTTCCAGGTGTAGTCGTGCACGAGCTCGGGCTGCTCGGCGATGGCGCTGCACACCTTGGCGACGCCGGGGGTGTACGCGAGGGACAGGTCGTCCTTGTCCCGGATGGGAACCGTCGCCTGGACGGCCATCTTGCCGCCCCGATGCAGCGCGAACGCCGGATCGAAGGGCTCGTCGGCACTCTCGGTGCCGTTGTCACTGTCGCTGCGAGGATTGACGATCTCCGCTGCCATTTGTTGACCCCTTAAGTCATTTCGTTCGAGGGTGGCCACTCCTGGTTGAGGAGGGGTGGGCGGGCACCGCGTCCGTGCCTGCGGAAGGCGGTTGGCCCGCCCGGCAGGGGAGGTACGCACGCGTCGGGCGCGCCGCACACGCGCCCTGAGCCCCGGATGAGGGGTGTAAGGATCCTTCTTACCGGACGGACCGCTCCGACGACGAGTCGGTATCTCATATGAGCCTCGACCCCGCGAAGAGCGTGGGTCCGGTCACATGACTCATGGCCGGATTTAGGGACAAGTCCGCACGAGACCGGTTTTGCGGCTGCTATCGCGTCCGAATGACGAGATCAACCGGAGATTTTCCGGCTGGAAGAAGGCAACCCCGAAGAAGGTCCGGCCCTGATGTACCGGCCTGTTGGGGTTCGGGGGTCTCCCGTTATCCGATTTTGACATGCGGGCCCCCCTGTTTGGGCTAGTCCGAATGGCAAGATGCCGTAATCACACGCGGTTGCGACACCCGATGGTGCGTGCGCGACTGCTTTGGCAACTCCCTCACCCGCCGGAGGAACCCGACCATGACCGCAAGCACCACCCGCTGTACGACCGCCGCGAAGACCGGGACGCCCCGGACGTCCCGGATAGCCGCGGTCGCCGCGATCGCGGTCGCCGGCTCCATGCTGCTGACCGCCTGCGGTGACCAGACCGAGGCCGGCCAGGCCAAGGACTCGGGCTCCGCCTCCCAGGGCAGCTCGGCCCCGCTGTTCGCGAAGCTGCCGGAGAAGTACAAGAAGTCCGGTGTCATCAAGGTCGGCACCGATGCCGCGTACGCCCCCATGGAGTCCATGGACGGCAACAAGATCGTCGGCATCGACCCGGAGATCGGTGAGGCGCTCGGCAAGAAGCTGGGCGTGACGTTCACG
Proteins encoded in this window:
- a CDS encoding helix-turn-helix domain-containing protein gives rise to the protein MTEATDLAARAGDSDPRVGLRAVTALRRLLERLEAVHVRSARAQGWSWQEIAAELGVSRQAVHKKYGRH
- a CDS encoding glycoside hydrolase family 5 protein, which encodes MRTLALALSAALLTLAAPAAPGPAPALSAPVAAEPGIPRLTDDRGRVLTLRGWNVEDKTNRGDAALSAITEKHFRDMRARGFNFARLLVFWDDLEPVRGRYSERYLRRIERILDWAERYDVHVLIDAHQDVFGPAFGHRGIPGWATRTDGLSFTPHPDDWFAEYFEPAVQRAFTHLYEDEDLRRAQVRMWQVLAGRYAHHPAVLGYDLINEPMGELRAGEDLPAAARRIERDHLTPLYNRLADAVRSVDRDNWLFVEPTPIVGEGVPTGLGRIEDPKVVYAPHFYNTAMEAGADYDPSAGWIEAYEAAVTAYPKEYRVPVVVGEWGPLNNSLPNMGRFYREALASLNRYSSGWAGYVWCYGGGYCAVDATGAWRTNKEQTAAPYAEAVAGRVVEQGPSRLTYVAGRGGVTELSLPSAAAGWRVTLEGRARLVPSPPGRVAVRAVPGGRVTVTVTRRDG
- a CDS encoding zinc-binding dehydrogenase: MFAAYAARIDRDQPLNGLELGERPAPEVRPGWTTVTVKAASLNHHDLWSLRGVGLGEDKLPMILGCDAAGLDEDGNEVVVHSVIGQSGHGVGPDEPRSILTERYQGTFAEKVAVPSWNVLPKPKELSFAEAACLPTAWLTAYRMLFTNAGVRPGDSVLVQGAGGGVATAAIVLGRAAGLRVFATSRDEAKRKRAVELGALEAYEPGARLPQRVDAVIETVGAATWSHSVKSLRPGGTLVISGATSGDRPSHAELTRIFFLELRVVGSTMGSKDELEDLLAFCATTGVRPVIDEVLPLDRAREGFEKMAAGDLFGKIVLNPS
- a CDS encoding alkaline phosphatase D family protein, yielding MRLDRRNLLRAAAAAGALNVAWPLSAGLSPARAREAAEALGADYDPAPFTLGVASGDPQPTSVVLWTRLAPEPLAAEQDLPEVVEVGWVVAEDRELRRVVARGTAPASVTLGHSVHVPVNGLAAGRQYWYAFTALGRTSRVGRTRTAPVGSVSRVRFAAANCQAFHDGFYAAHRGIAREDVDFVVHLGDYIYEHGPVGGDHVRDHEGPAVLTLADYRRRHALYKGDASLREAHAAHPWFLTWDDHEVVNDYSGTGGGAPFLRRRAAAYQAWYENMPHRDGGESALPDPVIHRARRWGDLLELTVLDLRSHRSAQNLPDGTILGAAQKSWLKSGIDRAPDSWHVWANSIMLSQLRRSPGGSYMFTDQWDGFLAERKEVLNHVHTSGLEDLVVITGDWHSAFVDDIRTDFDDTSSPLVGTEFTAHSVTSGAYDAAWNATNGPRMGRANPHLKYFEGNRYGYDVYEVTPQRFSAHMRVIADRRDPASPVTTLTSFHVDRGTAGSYEDPATKNSPAQWRRD
- a CDS encoding phosphoesterase, with the translated sequence MNLVVNGDAESGPGGTAQPVGTVTGWKIAQGAPALIAYALGQGYPTVSDPGPARRGSRFFAGGDAPRTALTQDIALPATGPTGHPAVDAGRVRYAVTAWLGGYASQDDGARLSVEFRDGRGTPVALSVLGPVTAAERKGRTGLLERTAGSLVPPGARSARLLLVLTRTGGGTSNDGYADGITLTLNEAPA
- a CDS encoding NAD(P)-dependent malic enzyme, whose translation is MAAEIVNPRSDSDNGTESADEPFDPAFALHRGGKMAVQATVPIRDKDDLSLAYTPGVAKVCSAIAEQPELVHDYTWKSQVVAVVTDGTAVLGLGDIGPEASLPVMEGKAILFKQFGGVDAVPIALATTDTDEIVDTVVRLAPSFGGVNLEDISAPRCFEIERKLQERLDIPVFHDDQHGTAVVTLAALRNAAKLTGRGLGDLRAVISGAGAAGVAIAKFLLEAGLGDVAVADRKGIVSRDREDLTSVKRELAELTNRAGLSGSLESALAGADVFIGVSGGTVPEPAIASMAPGAFVFAMANPNPEVHPDVAHKYASVVATGRSDYPNQINNVLAFPGIFAGALQVRASRITEGMKIAAANALADVVGDQLAADYVIPSPFDERVAPAVTAAVAAAARAEGVARR